TCACTTGGTGAGTCACTTGGTGAGTGAACCAACCCAGGCTGTGATTATTACTGTGGTAAATGGTGAGTTACCACATTAACGAGCGGAGCTCGTTCCCAGTGAACTCAGTATCTGACGCTGGATTCCAGGGAACAAAGGACACTCTGGGATACCTTAGGGAAAAAACGATAAATAAGATCACTGAAAACATTCGTAAAATTCTGATAATCTGCCCTGAACACTGACCTTTTTCAGAGAATCTCCATGTCTTTCCTGAATGTACTTTAGAAACGCTGTGGTCCACTGCAGGGTGGTCGCCTTATCCGTCTCCGCGTTGCAGAACGGGACTAAAAGGTTCAGCTCATCACAGCAAATGCGGATTCTGCGCCTACAGTCAAAACccaaagtaatcaagctgagaaGTGGAAGCAAACGTCTCCCGGCCTGGCACCGGGGCTCGGGGACCGCGCTCCGCTGGTACCGCAGGGCCGTCCTGCTGCAGGCTCCTCCCCACAGACTTCTCATGGGCCAGGAGCAAGGGCCAGGTTCAAGTCTCTAGACCAGGGATGGAGCCAAACCCCCAAAACTGGAAGCAAAATTCTGTGTGTGCTTTTTCTGGGTAGATGTTTTTTCACTCAAAAGTTACCACCCCACTCTCCATGTGCCAAGGAACTCACCCACAGCTAGAGGTCAAGCTCTGATCTCCAAGGGGGTCCCGGTTCAAAAAAGGATCACAGACTACCAGCCTGCTAACGTCCTGAAACCCCGTCTCTTTAGAGGtaattcttttttagagagataaGTTAAATCACAAGTTGAGTCTTACGATTAGGCCATTTTAAGTCTCACGGATGATACTCAGTGTAATGCCAGGTCCTAGAGAAGCTGACACGGAGAAGCTTGCGCAGCACGACCCTTGATGCCCACCTTCCCACATGCACACTTGGGCTCTGACGTGGCAACCTCATAAGGCCAACACGACAGCTGGCATTTTGACGCGTTCTCGAACTTCTAGACAGAGCCAGACCCTTTTCACACCCATGTGTTTGACTGCAGGACGTAGCTCTACTTTACAGACAAGAGCCGGAGAGGTGGTGAGCCTGCAGTGTGTGAACCTAGGGAATGTCAGGGTGTCCACACACGGTGTAAGGGTCCTACacgtaagtactcagtaaatgtggATGAAACGCCAGAGTAGGAAAGCTCTTCTTCATTGTTCACACAACATccttcagagagacagagagagagacagagagagagagactgtgtgtgtgtgtacaggtcTAAGAACGATCACTGGCTGGCTAGCTAGCTGGAATAtcccataaaaagaaataaattgccTTAGGTCAACCCTGGAGCTTCCAAGTTGAGTATTTGCCTTGCCCCGTGCTATAGAAAGGAAACTGGTCCAAAGTACCCCGCAAATGATTCAGTTAATTAACTTAAAGAAACATCAGGTAAAAACCCAcctgaaacagagaaaaattaaCCACCTTTTGGTTCTacatgaaatctaaataaattctgCAAATAAAACGACCTAAATAACAGTTTTACACCCCTTCTTCCCCAACATTCTTAGAAGAACCAGGCAAAGCCGGTGCCCTGGTGTGCAGCCCAGCTGTCTGCTGGAGGCCCACTCACGAGGCCGGCCCCTGAGGCCTCTGGGAACTGGGATTTCAGGAGGGTTCCCAGCACCATTAGTTAGGTGCCTAACTGTGCTTAAAATGTCTGTACAAACAACAGGGCTCATGCTGAGCGCTGGCTCTCCTTCTGGGGGCCCGGGGTTTGGCGGCTCGCCAGGTAGGGAATGCCTCCATGACCCGCCCCGCCAGGGCAATCTCGGGGCACCGTGTCTCTCGCGAGCGTTCCCAGCTGGCAACATTTTCCCCGGCTCGGGACCCGGTGCTGGGGGAGCGGAGTGCATCTGGGAGTCCCctgggaggggacacctgggagcTCGCCTCTGGCTCCCTGGACTCCTCCCCAGGCACCTTTGCTAAGTTTGCTGTGTCCTTTCTCTGTAATAATTCAAAGCCGTAAGTCTTCGTAATGAATCCTCAAGCCTaggggtgatcctggggaccccgatCCACCTAGCAAAACAAAGTCAACATTTACTCTGGCCACTCTTCTCCACTTTGCACACATTTTGAAATAGCTAAACTACTGTTCATGACTAACTTGCCGATTACGGCTAGTACCTATAGTAAACTTGCGTGTTGACGAGCAATCACACGCATTACCTTCTATCTCTTTCCATGCGGTTGTGCCTCTCCCTACGCTGCGACCTTCCTCCCTGGGGCCCGCTCTGGGTCTGCTCCCCGAGGTTTGCCTGCGAGGACTCCGCGGGCGGCCAAGCGCCCTGTGTGGCGGTGGAGCCTTCGCCCACGTTCTGAATCTCTCCAAGGGCTCTTCGTTCTACATTTGTGTCCAGCTGACGTATTCTACTCCGATTCCTCTTATTTATGGCTTGCTTACATAGCGCTTCTtctttgcaaaagaagaaaaaagtggtattttaattttttatttaatttaacttGTCCCCGTTAATGCTGAACGTATTTTGTGGCATTTTTCAGTCCAAAATAGACACGTGAACAGGCAAGGAACACCCAGAATGGAACGGGAAGAGCTGTACCCACTACAGTAACTGGTGCAAGCAAGCAGTTAGCACAAAGCTCCAAGCTCCAAACCACAACAGtgaacataaatctttaaaacactgaGTATTATGTACTCAGTACATAACCTTGTCAAAGTCCCTTTTCTCATCAACAGGAGTTAGCTGCCACCTATGAATAGAGAAACCAAGACTTGTTCGATTTTTCTGATGttcagaatggggaaaaaaaaaacccaaaaaccgtTCTCCCAAGGATTTTCTTTTATACAATTATTCAAACGTGACAGCCGGTACTCTCCCTGCCATGCTCAGAAGAGGACAAGACCTAAGTGCCTGATGGTTACATGTGCCCTCAGCTGACAAGTGATTCCGCCCACGGGAGGAGGAGTCACACCACAGCTCTTACTCATGCTAGAGGAACACGGCAAATCCCACCACTCGGAGAACCGCCGGCGCCTAACTAGCATGCGCGCTGATGTGCCTTCCCGAGACGCCAAACAAAACCAGAGTCTCTGTGGCAAGAGGCTCCCTACACACAACTCTCAGAACAGGACCTGCAAGGAAGACATGGCGGGGAATTCACAGCGTTGGGAATATTCTGCTCCTGAAGCTGAGGAGTTAGCACATGGTTTATTTTACTATCAGCCTTTCCCTTCGCAAATGATAGCGCATCCTTCTGTGTAAAAAAGTGCTAACGAGGAGAACGTCCCACTGCCTTGAGGAGTGCGGCACTCCATCCCGGCCCTACCCGCATCAGCTCTGGAAAAGCTTAATGTTATTTTGTTAAGCCGAAAAATAACCTGTTTGCAGGAGGAAAGGGTTTATGAGCTCGCTCTCAAGGTGAGCGAAGTCGGCCTTCAGCAGTTAATTTCTACCACTTTCTGAATCACCTTATGGCCTCTCGCTCCCAACTCAATCTGCAGATTGTCTCCTAAAGCTCCTGGTAGACTTCAGCCTCCTGCCTCACTCacgaaatataaaatatgaaaaaataaaacaacaactaTTAAGTGCTTTCAGCAACTTGAAGGAAACTGAAAATTCATGTAAGTCCATCATTTTCCTGTTTACAGAGGTTACTGGAAAGAAAAAGCCGCCCCTAAACTCAGTGTTTCCATACTAAGCATAAAAACAATGTCtgaggggcgcctcggtggctcagttggttgagcggcCAAGTCCTAAgttttgctcaggtcgtgatctcagggtgggatccagccccacgtcaggctctatactcaatggggagtctgctggaggttctctctctcctcctcccccacttcccccTTCCCCCGCttgtgtgctcattctctctgaaatacatggataaatcttttaaaacagtaTCAGATGTCTGAAACTCAAAAGAATGTTCAAAAGTGTAATGActgggagaaaggggaggaagaagagtcCCCCAAGTAGAGATACGCTTCCAAGACCACTTCATGTTCGCCCGcggcctctccccctccccaccagggccAGGATGCCAGCAGGGCAGTGCTCCCTCTGCTTTATGGCTTACCTCCTACTTTAATCCAAACCTGCTCAGGCAAAGCTTTGTTTCTACTGCCCAAAGTCTGTTTAGTGGATTCAATTTCCTGCtggtaacagaaagaaaatgctcTAGGCAATCCGATGTCCTGATGCTTGGCAGCTTCGAGTATAGAACATGGGTTACCAGAGCCCTGGAGAAAACGAAGCAACAGGAAGTTTACCATCATGCACACAAATCAAATGCATCTAACCCAGGTTACGTCAAAGGTGTTAACGCAATTCGGGTAACTTCAGGCACATTGAGGATTGTAAGATTTCCCAAACCCCATCGACGCTCTtgatcttaaaaattattaagctcgatgaaagaaaaccaaatcctTCGGACCTGatgaaaataaaacccatttCGTACAAAAGCGCAGCACGTGACGGGCCTGTCGCTTACCTGCGTCTGTGAGAGGCTCGATCCCCCGGCCGCGGAGCAGGCATTCGCCGTGAACAGAGGGCAGGTAAACTGTAAGGCGGTGGCGGCCGCCGCGGTTTTATTTTTCACCAACGTCGTGCATTTGTTCTGCTGCTGGTGAAGAGGAACGTTCATGAATTCGGAAGGATGTCGGATAAGAGTCACCAAACTGCCAAGACAAAGGGGACCCGGAGACGCGTGAACCACGTGTGGCAGGCCGAGGGTCCCGAACGCTGCGATCACCAGCACTCTCCCGGATAGCACCGGGATTTCTAGGCAGCTCGGACCGAGCAGGATGAGCCCCCTCCTCGTGGAAACCTCTAGAGAACAGTGATCCACCAGCGATGCAGGGGACAAGCTCAAACTTCTTCCTCACAGAGGACCACGGGGCTAGACGTCACCTGACGCcagtctctctccatctctttagGACCTTTCTCCAAAATCTGATGACTAGGGGCAAAATGGGGGAAAACCACAGGGGTGCGAGGCATAGGAAGCCGAGGCGCCACCCCAGCAGGGGCTGCTCCCCTGCAGCAGACGTGTCTGGGACGTGACCAACGGGCTGGCATCCCGGCTACAGGGTGAAGGTGCCTTGTGTCATCCAAGCCTCACAACAGGACACTTTCCTTCCCCCAAGGCTCATCTGTGTGTGGAGCCCCCCTGGCCTGATGGCCtgagccagtgtgtgtgtgtggggggggggggggatacgCTCCTCCTGATATTTAGGTGGATAATTCGGCGCAAAAGCTTCGGGTCCTCAGAGCGCCTGTGCACTCGGGGTGCAGAGCAGAGGGCCCGCCCGGGGTAGGCATCTGCACTCCGTCGGCTCGCGGGCACGTGCACGGGGCACCCCGCGGGGCCTGCCTCCCTGGAGACGCCGGccagagggggctgggggccgccGCGCACACCCAGGCCCAGCCGGGCACACAGCGGAGGCCGcagcggcggcgggggcggcgcacGGGGTGCACGGGCGGTGCACACCCACCGGcgggcccgccccgcgccccgcgcccccgcgcccccgcgcccccccagcGCCCGGCCcccgggagggcggcggggggacACCCACTTGTTGAGCGCCACGCCGGGCTCGGGGGGCTCCGcgccgcgcggggcgggcggcggctcGGCGGGGATGCTGTTGAAGCGGTCCTCCAGGCGGACCCGCACGGCCGACTTGGCCCGCGCCTCGGGCGCGCCCTCCGCGTTCTCCTTGCCGCCGCCGTCGGGCACCTTGGGCCGCGGCGCTCCCGGACCCGGGCCGTCGGCGCCGGGCGTCTTCtccgcgggcgcgggcgcgggcgcgggggcggcgggcgcggcgggcgcggcgggggcggcgggggcgcccgcCTCGCTCAGCAGCATCATGCGCAGCTCCTGGAAGTCGACGTGGCCCAGGCAGGGCGCGGCGCCCGCGAAGCCGCCGTCGGCCAGCGCGGGCGGGCACAGCACCGGGTACACgggcgccgcgcccccgccccccgccgccgccgccgccgcgccccccgccgccgccgccgcgaagccgcccgccgccgccgccgccgccgccgcgcccggggccgccgccgccaggAAGGCCGAGCTGAGGCGCGCGTCGAGCTCGCcgtcggccgccgccgcctccatgTGCGAGTAGAGGATGTGCTGCAGCTGCGTGTACTCCACCTCCGTCATCTCCACCAGGCTCAGGTCGGTGGTCGTGAAGCTCAGCCCCGCCTCGCCCGGCGCCGCGTCCGCGCCCTCGGGGCCCGCCGGCCCGCCCGCCTGCGGCGGCTCCCGCGGCCCGGGGCCCGACATGCCGGCGCCAacggcggggcgcgcggggcggggccggcgggcacCGGGCCGGCGCGGCCTCGCCGGGCGACGTTGGGGGCGGGAAACCGCTCGGCCCGCAGCGCGCctgcgccgccccgccccgcaacGGAAACCCCACCCCCTgcgcggcggccccgcccccggccccgcccccgccaaccgcccgggccccgccccgccccgccccgcccccggccgcggcCGCCACGGGAGCTGCGCGCGCAGGTGTgggcggggcggagccggggTGGGTCGGACAGGGCCGAGATGAGGGAGGCGGGGCAGCGGGCTGCGCGCGCAggtgtgggcggggcggggcggggcgagggctgCGCGCGCAgctcggggcggggccgggccgggcgggaaGGGTGCGCGCGCTCCAGCCCCTCGCAGGTGCGGCCTCGGCTCCGTGCACCTGGGTGACCCCGCGGCCGCGCCTGCTGGCAGTCGCTCGCACCTGCGGCCGCCGTGCTCCCCGTGCTCCCGCGCCGCGTCCTCCCTCGGAACAAAGGCGACGTCGCGCCGCGCACGCGGTCTCAACACTGCTTTTTTGCTTTCCTTCGGCCGAAAGCGGCCTCGGCAGGGAGCGGCGCCCTCGGTCCCGGGCGTCGTGCAGCAGGAGACGGGTCCCAGCTCGGACTCCCCCGCGGGGCACGGAAGCCTGCGCGGGTGGTTGCGGTGCATCGGCTTGAGAACCGGAATCAGAGAGACACGAGATGCACGGAATGACGTGGGCGAGGCCTGGAGGGTCCCGAGCGTGGCGCCCACGCAGACCCCTCGCGGAGTCATCGGGACCGTGTGGAAAGGCGGATCCTCATCTAGGCCCGGGTGGGACCTGGGAGCCACCGCGTCCCACGGGCCTGGCGCTGGGTCACAGGACCCTCCCCGCAGCCAGATCGCCGAGGGGGTGCAGTGTGGCTTCTCACCCCCGGGAGCAGAGACCCTTGGCACCCACGGcgcttttttatttcttgtttgggTGGACTTCTTGCAGATGTGAGTCTTCGAGGCTTCTTTTGCTTAGACGTGAAATGTGAGGAGGTCTGGCTTTCCCGGAGTTTGCACCATAAATGTGAACAGAGGACCaaacctgcttttcttttttttttttttttttttaaatttttttttttttatttatgatagtcacagagagagagagaggcagagacacaggcagagggagaagcaggctccatgcaccgggagccggacgtgggattcgatcccgggtctccaggatcgcgccctgggccaaaggcaggcgccaaaccgctacgccacccagggatccccaaacctgCTTTTCTAAAGTCCGCGTCACTCCCAGTggctctgcctgcctcccccctccGGAGGCAGCCCTGAGAATCCAGGCCGAGCCTAGGGTGCAGGGGTGAGGAAGGGTCCAGCCGTGGCTACTGTGAGCACAGAGCAGGCTTCTGCCCCAAAAGGGCAGGCAAGAAAACAGTTTGAGAGGGACCGTGAAGAAAGGACTACGGGTCAAGGGAGGGCAGCACGGCACACATGGTCATTATCTACGGGAAGACCCATGGTAGGTCCTAAAGTCAGTTGAGTGGCTCTGGACCCACGGTGAGAACAAGAAGCGCATCCTCTGTGTGAGCCACGCGTCAGGAGAGTAAGCGTCGCGTGTGAAACCGTTCCACCAATATGCATTCTGTGAAACCAGCGTGGCTTGATTTCAAAGCCACGTGAAGATATTACAGGAATATAAAACCATAGAGCAATGTCGGACGTGAACAAACCTGCAAAAATTCTTCATACGATCTTCACAAATTGAATCAATCGAAGAGGATTCTTAAAGAGAATGATGCATTGCAACCAAATAGAACCTATTCCAGTGAGACAACATTTGTTTGCATTTGGAAATCcgccagggcgcctgggtgacttggttggttgagcacctgcctttggcttgggtcacgatcctagggtctgggatcaagccccacagtgggctccctgccaagcggggagcctgcttctccttctcccgcctccctccccctcccccctcccgcttgtgcttgctctttttgtgtcaaataaataaaatattttaaaaagaaagaaaatcaaccaaCATCCTTTACTATGTTAACCGACCGAAACAGGGGGAAAAAGCGTTTGACAGATCTAACATCCATTTCTGattaaaaagcagaacaaaactcTACAAGCCACGAAGGGAAGGGAACTTCCTGCACGTGGTCCGGGGCATCTCTGAAATAACTGCAGCTAGCACGGTACGTAAGAGGACGAGACTGAATGTCCCGCCCCAGGTtcggagaaaggcagagacgtccCCCGGCACTACTCGTGTTCAGCTTCCTGCTACGGGCTCTGCTCGGCGCGGGAAAGCGAGCGGCGGCGAAGGCGTCCAGCCGGAGGTGTAGCTGGCTCCTTGCAGACGACGTGATGGGCTCTGTAGGAAGCCTACAGAATCCTTGGGAAGAGCTGCCGAGGGACTTCACCGAGGTCACGGACTAGAACACCGTTCAGAGCTCACTGTGGCCCAAAGCCAGCAACGAACCTGCGCACGCGGCGGCTAAAATCGACGCCCTTTGTAATCGCTGAAAAATATATCCTTGCGTGTAAATTTAACAAGACGCGCgcagggtgtgtgtgttgggtcgCGTGCTGGGTGTTTTCCTTAAAactcctctgtgctctgtgtgttcatccctctctcccctgccgcCCTGGGAGCCACGGATCTTCCTGTGTCCATAATTTTACCTCTTCCAGAACGTCGTGTAGTTGGCATCATGCAGTGTGCAGCCTTTTcggattggcttctttcacttcgtGATGTGCGTGGAGGGCTCCTCCGTGTCTCTCGTGGCCTGACAGCTCGTTCCTCCTTAGCCTGAGCAACACCCCCCCGCCTGGACAGTCCGCAGTTCACGCAGCCGTCCCCCACTGGAGGGCTCTTGGTTGCTTCTGAGCCCTGGCAgtcatgaataaagctgccatcaACACCCGCGGGCAGGGTTTTGTGTGGACCGGAGTCTCCtacttctttggataaatgccaaCAAGAGCGGCTGTGGACCGTGTGATAAGAGTTTTGTAAGAAACCTGCAGCCCGTCTCCCAGAGCGTTCCCGCCGGCCACGGGTGACATCGCCTGCTGCTCCGCACCCTCGCCACCCCTTGGTGTCATGTTCTGGCTTTTGACGGTTCTGATGGGCGCACGTGACGGCCTTTTGCAGACTGGGTCACGGTGCCAGCTGGGCAGCCTCACCTTGCAGGCCCTCACCTTGCAGTGACTTCCAGGAAATGGCGTATGTGCTAAGTGGGCAACCGG
This region of Canis lupus dingo isolate Sandy chromosome 24, ASM325472v2, whole genome shotgun sequence genomic DNA includes:
- the TCFL5 gene encoding transcription factor-like 5 protein isoform X7, with the translated sequence MSGPGPREPPQAGGPAGPEGADAAPGEAGLSFTTTDLSLVEMTEVEYTQLQHILYSHMEAAAADGELDARLSSAFLAAAAPGAAAAAAAAGGFAAAAAGGAAAAAAGGGGAAPVYPVLCPPALADGGFAGAAPCLGHVDFQELRMMLLSEAGAPAAPAAPAAPAAPAPAPAPAEKTPGADGPGPGAPRPKVPDGGGKENAEGAPEARAKSAVRVRLEDRFNSIPAEPPPAPRGAEPPEPGVALNNLVTLIRHPSEFMNVPLHQQQNKCTTLVKNKTAAAATALQFTCPLFTANACSAAGGSSLSQTQEIESTKQTLGSRNKALPEQVWIKVGEALCKQAINKRNRSRIRQLDTNVERRALGEIQNVGEGSTATQGAWPPAESSQANLGEQTQSGPQGGRSQRRERHNRMERDRRRRIRICCDELNLLVPFCNAETDKATTLQWTTAFLKYIQERHGDSLKKEFESVFCGKTGRRLKLTRPDSLVARPAQESLQSSPAMDVK
- the TCFL5 gene encoding transcription factor-like 5 protein isoform X6 — its product is MSGPGPREPPQAGGPAGPEGADAAPGEAGLSFTTTDLSLVEMTEVEYTQLQHILYSHMEAAAADGELDARLSSAFLAAAAPGAAAAAAAAGGFAAAAAGGAAAAAAGGGGAAPVYPVLCPPALADGGFAGAAPCLGHVDFQELRMMLLSEAGAPAAPAAPAAPAAPAPAPAPAEKTPGADGPGPGAPRPKVPDGGGKENAEGAPEARAKSAVRVRLEDRFNSIPAEPPPAPRGAEPPEPGVALNNLVTLIRHPSEFMNVPLHQQQNKCTTLVKNKTAAAATALQFTCPLFTANACSAAGGSSLSQTQQEIESTKQTLGSRNKALPEQVWIKVGEALCKQAINKRNRSRIRQLDTNVERRALGEIQNVGEGSTATQGAWPPAESSQANLGEQTQSGPQGGRSQRRERHNRMERDRRRRIRICCDELNLLVPFCNAETDKATTLQWTTAFLKYIQERHGDSLKKEFESVFCGKTGRRLKLTRPDSLVARPAQESLQSSPAMDVK
- the TCFL5 gene encoding transcription factor-like 5 protein isoform X2 gives rise to the protein MSGPGPREPPQAGGPAGPEGADAAPGEAGLSFTTTDLSLVEMTEVEYTQLQHILYSHMEAAAADGELDARLSSAFLAAAAPGAAAAAAAAGGFAAAAAGGAAAAAAGGGGAAPVYPVLCPPALADGGFAGAAPCLGHVDFQELRMMLLSEAGAPAAPAAPAAPAAPAPAPAPAEKTPGADGPGPGAPRPKVPDGGGKENAEGAPEARAKSAVRVRLEDRFNSIPAEPPPAPRGAEPPEPGVALNNLVTLIRHPSEFMNVPLHQQQNKCTTLVKNKTAAAATALQFTCPLFTANACSAAGGSSLSQTQGSGNPCSILEAAKHQDIGLPRAFSFCYQQEIESTKQTLGSRNKALPEQVWIKVGEALCKQAINKRNRSRIRQLDTNVERRALGEIQNVGEGSTATQGAWPPAESSQANLGEQTQSGPQGGRSQRRERHNRMERDRRRRIRICCDELNLLVPFCNAETDKATTLQWTTAFLKYIQERHGDSLKKEFESVFCGKTGRRLKLTRPDSLVARPAQESLQSSPAMDVK
- the TCFL5 gene encoding transcription factor-like 5 protein isoform X1: MSGPGPREPPQAGGPAGPEGADAAPGEAGLSFTTTDLSLVEMTEVEYTQLQHILYSHMEAAAADGELDARLSSAFLAAAAPGAAAAAAAAGGFAAAAAGGAAAAAAGGGGAAPVYPVLCPPALADGGFAGAAPCLGHVDFQELRMMLLSEAGAPAAPAAPAAPAAPAPAPAPAEKTPGADGPGPGAPRPKVPDGGGKENAEGAPEARAKSAVRVRLEDRFNSIPAEPPPAPRGAEPPEPGVALNNLVTLIRHPSEFMNVPLHQQQNKCTTLVKNKTAAAATALQFTCPLFTANACSAAGGSSLSQTQGSGNPCSILEAAKHQDIGLPRAFSFCYQQEIESTKQTLGSRNKALPEQVWIKVGEEALCKQAINKRNRSRIRQLDTNVERRALGEIQNVGEGSTATQGAWPPAESSQANLGEQTQSGPQGGRSQRRERHNRMERDRRRRIRICCDELNLLVPFCNAETDKATTLQWTTAFLKYIQERHGDSLKKEFESVFCGKTGRRLKLTRPDSLVARPAQESLQSSPAMDVK
- the TCFL5 gene encoding transcription factor-like 5 protein isoform X5: MSGPGPREPPQAGGPAGPEGADAAPGEAGLSFTTTDLSLVEMTEVEYTQLQHILYSHMEAAAADGELDARLSSAFLAAAAPGAAAAAAAAGGFAAAAAGGAAAAAAGGGGAAPVYPVLCPPALADGGFAGAAPCLGHVDFQELRMMLLSEAGAPAAPAAPAAPAAPAPAPAPAEKTPGADGPGPGAPRPKVPDGGGKENAEGAPEARAKSAVRVRLEDRFNSIPAEPPPAPRGAEPPEPGVALNNLVTLIRHPSEFMNVPLHQQQNKCTTLVKNKTAAAATALQFTCPLFTANACSAAGGSSLSQTQEIESTKQTLGSRNKALPEQVWIKVGEEALCKQAINKRNRSRIRQLDTNVERRALGEIQNVGEGSTATQGAWPPAESSQANLGEQTQSGPQGGRSQRRERHNRMERDRRRRIRICCDELNLLVPFCNAETDKATTLQWTTAFLKYIQERHGDSLKKEFESVFCGKTGRRLKLTRPDSLVARPAQESLQSSPAMDVK
- the TCFL5 gene encoding transcription factor-like 5 protein isoform X4, with the translated sequence MSGPGPREPPQAGGPAGPEGADAAPGEAGLSFTTTDLSLVEMTEVEYTQLQHILYSHMEAAAADGELDARLSSAFLAAAAPGAAAAAAAAGGFAAAAAGGAAAAAAGGGGAAPVYPVLCPPALADGGFAGAAPCLGHVDFQELRMMLLSEAGAPAAPAAPAAPAAPAPAPAPAEKTPGADGPGPGAPRPKVPDGGGKENAEGAPEARAKSAVRVRLEDRFNSIPAEPPPAPRGAEPPEPGVALNNLVTLIRHPSEFMNVPLHQQQNKCTTLVKNKTAAAATALQFTCPLFTANACSAAGGSSLSQTQQEIESTKQTLGSRNKALPEQVWIKVGEEALCKQAINKRNRSRIRQLDTNVERRALGEIQNVGEGSTATQGAWPPAESSQANLGEQTQSGPQGGRSQRRERHNRMERDRRRRIRICCDELNLLVPFCNAETDKATTLQWTTAFLKYIQERHGDSLKKEFESVFCGKTGRRLKLTRPDSLVARPAQESLQSSPAMDVK
- the TCFL5 gene encoding transcription factor-like 5 protein isoform X3, with translation MSGPGPREPPQAGGPAGPEGADAAPGEAGLSFTTTDLSLVEMTEVEYTQLQHILYSHMEAAAADGELDARLSSAFLAAAAPGAAAAAAAAGGFAAAAAGGAAAAAAGGGGAAPVYPVLCPPALADGGFAGAAPCLGHVDFQELRMMLLSEAGAPAAPAAPAAPAAPAPAPAPAEKTPGADGPGPGAPRPKVPDGGGKENAEGAPEARAKSAVRVRLEDRFNSIPAEPPPAPRGAEPPEPGVALNNLVTLIRHPSEFMNVPLHQQQNKCTTLVKNKTAAAATALQFTCPLFTANACSAAGGSSLSQTQGSGNPCSILEAAKHQDIGLPRAFSFCYQQEIESTKQTLGSRNKALPEQVWIKVGEEALCKQAINKRNRSRIRQLDTNVERRALGEIQNVGEGSTATQGAWPPAESSQANLGEQTQSGPQGGRSQRRERHNRMERDRRRRIRICCDELNLLVPFCNAETDKATTLQWTTAFLKYIQERHGDSLKKITLPRLIMFEMLGIIL
- the TCFL5 gene encoding transcription factor-like 5 protein isoform X8, with amino-acid sequence MSGPGPREPPQAGGPAGPEGADAAPGEAGLSFTTTDLSLVEMTEVEYTQLQHILYSHMEAAAADGELDARLSSAFLAAAAPGAAAAAAAAGGFAAAAAGGAAAAAAGGGGAAPVYPVLCPPALADGGFAGAAPCLGHVDFQELRMMLLSEAGAPAAPAAPAAPAAPAPAPAPAEKTPGADGPGPGAPRPKVPDGGGKENAEGAPEARAKSAVRVRLEDRFNSIPAEPPPAPRGAEPPEPGVALNNLVTLIRHPSEFMNVPLHQQQNKCTTLVKNKTAAAATALQFTCPLFTANACSAAGGSSLSQTQGSGNPCSILEAAKHQDIGLPRAFSFCYQQEIESTKQTLGSRNKALPEQVWIKVGEEALCKQAINKRNRSRIRQLDTNVERRALGEIQNVGEGSTATQGAWPPAESSQANLGEQTQSGPQGGRSQRRERHNRMERDRRWIGVPRITPRLEDSLRRLTALNYYRERTQQT